In Candidatus Edwardsbacteria bacterium, one genomic interval encodes:
- a CDS encoding tetratricopeptide repeat protein, translated as MVKQKHNFEHTKILHILLNRCQVLILVGRYDRASNDLKRGLFLSEKIQNKKYQADYYLALSDLYNSVSKYDEMLNSATESHSLYGELGDRKGQAICLNNIGLVYGSQGDYPKALEYFSQALKIEEENGNLPGQAPSLNNLGFVHYHRGDYLKALECYEKALLIEEKIGDRQVQATSLNNIGLIHGNLGDYSLALKYFLKALKIEEEIGDRHCQAPSLNNIGSVYYRSGDYLKALEYFVRSVKIWEEIGNREGQAPSLNNMGSVSSILEDYPKAYDYFTKALKIEEEIGDRQGQAISLNHIANIHLKQGRYEDARSFLSKAEQIAGEVGAKNVLRQLYLYFGELEMALKNHNLALEYAEKSLQLAGQLNSKAGKAEVLLLQARIEGSDKKFREAIEMFEAIKQPLDTAKARYYHGQVLVRADETKAARDIFLGLGLKNWVYRIDEGAAKL; from the coding sequence ATGGTAAAACAAAAACATAATTTTGAACACACCAAGATCCTCCATATTCTGCTGAACCGTTGCCAGGTTCTTATATTGGTCGGCCGGTATGATCGAGCATCAAATGATCTTAAACGGGGGTTGTTTTTATCCGAGAAGATCCAGAATAAAAAATACCAGGCGGATTATTACTTGGCGTTGAGCGATCTATATAATTCCGTCAGCAAATATGATGAGATGTTGAATTCGGCCACGGAATCTCATTCTCTTTACGGGGAACTAGGCGACAGAAAGGGCCAAGCCATCTGTCTAAACAACATAGGCCTGGTGTACGGCAGTCAGGGCGACTATCCCAAGGCTCTGGAGTATTTCTCTCAGGCCCTTAAGATAGAGGAGGAGAATGGCAACCTGCCGGGACAGGCACCCAGCCTTAACAATCTTGGCTTTGTCCATTATCATCGGGGCGACTACCTTAAGGCACTGGAATGTTATGAAAAAGCCCTGCTGATAGAGGAGAAGATCGGCGATCGGCAGGTTCAGGCCACCAGCCTCAACAACATCGGCCTGATTCACGGCAATCTGGGTGATTATTCCCTGGCGTTGAAGTATTTTCTTAAAGCCCTAAAGATAGAAGAAGAAATAGGCGACCGGCACTGCCAGGCTCCCAGCCTTAACAATATCGGCTCTGTGTATTATCGTAGCGGCGATTATCTTAAAGCCCTGGAGTACTTCGTCCGGTCGGTAAAGATATGGGAGGAGATAGGAAACCGGGAAGGTCAGGCACCCAGCCTGAATAACATGGGCAGTGTGTCCAGCATTCTTGAAGATTATCCCAAGGCATACGATTATTTTACCAAAGCCCTGAAGATAGAAGAGGAAATAGGAGATCGGCAGGGTCAGGCTATAAGCCTGAACCATATCGCTAATATCCATTTGAAGCAGGGGAGATACGAGGATGCCAGGTCATTCCTATCAAAGGCCGAACAGATTGCCGGGGAGGTGGGAGCCAAGAACGTTTTACGTCAATTATACCTGTATTTTGGCGAACTAGAAATGGCGCTCAAAAATCACAACCTGGCCCTGGAATATGCGGAGAAGTCGCTGCAGCTGGCCGGGCAGCTGAATTCAAAGGCCGGCAAAGCGGAAGTCCTGCTGCTTCAAGCCCGAATTGAAGGGTCAGACAAAAAATTCCGGGAAGCCATTGAAATGTTCGAAGCGATCAAGCAGCCATTGGATACAGCCAAGGCCCGCTATTATCACGGCCAGGTCTTGGTCCGGGCCGATGAGACAAAGGCGGCCCGGGATATTTTTCTGGGGCTGGGTCTCAAAAACTGGGTTTATAGGATTGACGAGGGCGCAGCAAAACTATAA
- a CDS encoding serine hydrolase produces the protein MNIFKKTQFWVSILFGFLFLQSCQENLNKYASLEREIDSLFVQGDLVGFASGIIEEDKMVWSMTRGMADLKQEVTVNTNTLFVLASLSKTVTGAALMTLYDKGKFAFDDDINLYLPFQVRNPKYPDIPITFRMLLTHTSSLYDNSAYISSLYACGDQTHISFKEYLVNCYTPEGSKYDSLNFTDFKPGERWEYCNSGYVFIAYLVECISKKPFPEYCSENIFIPLEMNESGWLLRDLNPKKIALNYISEAEANQDPDHPGIDKETIDGKRAVCHYAWPGYSDGCLRTTIPQFANFMIMLMNNGKFKDKQILKPETVQLMLTPQNVNGMGSSPRYKRLDMGLTWWLRETETEYLFSHGGGGSGISTFAFFDHNKRYGAVFFITGDWHDKGYDRSFFDLFRKHFKNVKKND, from the coding sequence ATGAATATATTTAAAAAAACACAATTTTGGGTTAGTATTTTATTTGGCTTTCTGTTCTTGCAGTCGTGTCAAGAAAATTTGAATAAGTATGCTTCCCTTGAAAGAGAAATTGATTCATTATTTGTCCAGGGCGATCTGGTAGGATTTGCTTCTGGAATTATTGAAGAAGACAAGATGGTTTGGTCTATGACTCGAGGTATGGCTGATTTAAAGCAGGAAGTTACGGTCAATACCAATACATTGTTTGTTCTTGCTTCGCTTTCAAAAACTGTCACGGGTGCCGCATTAATGACCTTGTATGACAAAGGCAAATTTGCTTTTGACGATGATATCAATTTGTATTTACCTTTTCAGGTTAGAAATCCAAAATACCCTGACATACCAATTACTTTCAGAATGTTATTAACCCACACGTCGTCATTGTATGATAATAGTGCTTATATTTCCAGTTTGTATGCTTGTGGTGATCAAACACATATATCTTTTAAAGAGTATCTTGTGAATTGCTATACTCCGGAAGGTAGTAAATACGATTCTTTGAATTTCACAGATTTTAAACCTGGCGAAAGGTGGGAATACTGTAATTCAGGATACGTATTTATTGCCTACCTGGTTGAATGTATCTCAAAAAAACCATTTCCGGAATACTGTAGTGAAAATATATTTATCCCTCTCGAAATGAATGAATCAGGATGGTTGTTGCGAGATCTCAATCCTAAAAAAATAGCATTAAATTATATTTCTGAAGCAGAGGCCAATCAGGATCCTGATCATCCGGGTATTGATAAAGAAACAATTGATGGAAAACGCGCTGTTTGTCATTATGCATGGCCTGGTTATTCAGATGGATGTCTCCGCACAACCATTCCTCAGTTTGCCAATTTCATGATTATGCTCATGAACAATGGAAAATTTAAAGATAAACAAATTTTAAAACCAGAAACAGTTCAATTAATGTTAACTCCACAAAATGTTAATGGAATGGGGTCTTCACCGCGATATAAACGATTAGATATGGGGCTAACATGGTGGCTAAGAGAAACGGAAACTGAATATTTGTTTTCGCATGGTGGTGGTGGTTCTGGAATTTCTACTTTTGCATTTTTTGATCACAATAAAAGATATGGGGCCGTTTTTTTTATAACTGGTGATTGGCATGATAAAGGATACGACCGCAGTTTTTTTGATCTTTTTAGAAAACATTTTAAAAATGTGAAGAAAAATGATTAA
- a CDS encoding radical SAM protein produces MRIIGKNGRKELASVYLAEMRGDPSLMVEFVDSCEPAAGGRDKKWVIVVSSQLGCPVGCLMCDAGGNFKGNLSLSEIRDQIEYVLSENRDLDPQKCPKLKIQFARMGEPALNDAVIDVIHWLADSHPGAMPCIATMAPAGRDKWFESLLNASQRFSDMQLQFSMNTTDLEMRDQLIPYPKMSWPQMADLGRRFYRPGSRQPSLNFALSPGIPVEAVKIAGYFDPEIFAIKLTPLNPTATANENYLRCITENYMAHQIIEQKAREFLELGYEVIRSVGNMEENAIGSNCGQMVRKFKSDIHEYEKAPA; encoded by the coding sequence ATGAGGATCATCGGAAAGAACGGGAGAAAAGAGCTGGCCAGCGTTTATCTGGCCGAGATGCGGGGAGATCCATCCCTAATGGTGGAATTCGTGGATTCATGCGAACCGGCGGCCGGGGGACGGGACAAAAAATGGGTGATAGTGGTATCCAGCCAGTTGGGCTGTCCGGTGGGCTGTCTGATGTGCGACGCCGGGGGCAATTTCAAAGGCAACCTGTCGCTGTCCGAGATCAGGGATCAGATAGAATATGTATTGTCGGAGAATCGTGATCTAGATCCGCAAAAATGTCCGAAACTGAAAATACAGTTCGCCCGGATGGGCGAACCGGCTTTAAACGATGCGGTGATCGACGTTATCCATTGGCTGGCCGACAGCCATCCCGGCGCCATGCCCTGCATCGCCACCATGGCCCCGGCCGGGCGGGATAAGTGGTTCGAATCGTTATTGAATGCCTCACAGAGGTTCTCCGATATGCAGCTGCAGTTCTCCATGAACACCACCGACTTGGAAATGCGGGACCAGCTGATCCCCTATCCCAAAATGAGCTGGCCGCAAATGGCCGACTTGGGAAGAAGGTTTTACCGTCCCGGCAGCCGCCAGCCGTCCCTGAATTTCGCCCTGTCGCCGGGGATCCCGGTGGAAGCCGTGAAAATAGCCGGATATTTCGATCCGGAAATATTTGCCATAAAGCTGACGCCGCTAAACCCAACGGCTACGGCCAATGAGAATTATCTGCGATGCATAACCGAGAATTATATGGCGCATCAGATTATCGAACAGAAGGCCAGAGAGTTCTTGGAGCTAGGATATGAGGTCATAAGGTCGGTGGGGAACATGGAGGAGAATGCCATAGGCAGCAACTGCGGGCAGATGGTGAGGAAATTTAAGTCAGATATTCATGAATACGAGAAAGCCCCCGCTTAG